From Carassius auratus strain Wakin unplaced genomic scaffold, ASM336829v1 scaf_tig00214962, whole genome shotgun sequence, the proteins below share one genomic window:
- the LOC113093305 gene encoding complement factor B-like, whose product MGSLVSSSYILTAAHCFKEGDTPDKITVKLKKGLVVKVKNYTIHPDFKPTAKQHKGIHEYYEFDVALIQLEKAVEMNFNLRPICIPCTRETNGALKLSESEGTCRKHEEILMNNEFVEAAFTSDMDTDNSPKNIKSITIKHGKYRDACVEDAKKAKGINVENAREVVTDNFLCSGGIEPKTDDVACKGDFGGATYVNKKGRVIQVGVVSWGVKDVCKEKRSFTSDADSRDYHSNLFSEKIRSFLKEHLENDRIGQPLTFL is encoded by the exons ATGGGTTCATTAGTTTCCTCAAGTTACATCTTGACAGCGGCTCACTGCTTCAAAGAGGGAGACACACCTGATAAGATAACAGTTAAACTGAAAAAAGGCCTGG TAGTAAAAGTGAAAAATTACACAATTCATCCTGATTTTAAACCAACAGCAAAACAGCATAAGGGAATACATGAATATTATGAATTTGATGTAGCTCTTATACAGCTGGAAAAAGCTGTTGAGATGAATTTTAATCTACG ACCAATCTGCATCCCATGCACAAGAGAAACCAATGGAGCTCTGAAACTTTCAGAAAGTGAAGGGACTTGCAGAAAACATG AGGAAATACTAATGAACAATGAGTTTGTGGAAGCTGCTTTCACGTCTGATATGGATACTGATAATAgtccaaaaaacataaaaagcatcACAATCAAGCATGGAAAATAT CGGGATGCTTGTGTTGAAGATGCAAAAAAAGCAAAAGGAATTAATGTGGAAAATGCCAGAGAAGTAGTTACAGACAATTTTCTGTGCAGCGGTGGTATTGAACCAAAAACAGATGATGTTGCCTGCAAAG GTGATTTTGGTGGGGCCACTTATGTGAATAAAAAAGGTCGAGTGATTCAG GTTGGTGTTGTAAGCTGGGGAGTGAAGGATGTCTGCAAGGAAAAAAGGAGCTTCACTTCGGATGCAGACTCCAGAGATTACCATTCAAATCTTTTCAGTGAGAAGATACGATCATTCCTTAAAGAACACCTAGAAAATGACCGCATAGGACAACCTCTTACATTCTTGTGA